Proteins encoded within one genomic window of Citricoccus muralis:
- the fusA gene encoding elongation factor G: protein MAQDVLTDLKKVRNIGIMAHIDAGKTTTTERILFYTGVNHKLGETHDGASTTDWMEQEKERGITITSAAVTCFWNDSQINIIDTPGHVDFTVEVERSLRVLDGAVAVFDGKEGVEPQSETVWRQADKYNVPRICFVNKMDKLGADFYFTVSTIVDRLGAKPLVMQLPIGAENDFIGVVDLISMKALVWEGDAKGDVSLGASYETREIPADLQEKAEQYRNELVEAVAETSEELMEKYLEGEDLTEDEIKAGVRQLTINAEAYPVFCGSAFKNRGVQPMLDAVVEYLPNPLDAGAVKGHAVGNEEEEMEREASKEAPFSALAFKIAAHPFFGQLTFIRVYSGRLEAGSQILNATKGKKERIGKLFQMHANKENPVEEVVAGHIYAVIGLKDTTTGDTLCATDAPIILESMEFPDPVISVAIEPKSKGDQEKLSTAIQKLSAEDPTFTVNLNEETGQTEIGGMGELHLDVLVDRMKREFRVEANVGKPQVAYRETIRRKVEKLDYTHKKQTGGSGQFAKVQVTFEPLESEDGEMYEFVNAVTGGRIPREYIPSVDQGIQSAMQFGVLAGYPVVGVKATLVDGAYHDVDSSEMAFKLAGSQVFKEGMRKANPVLLEPVMKVEVRTPEEYMGDVIGDLNSRRGQIQSMEDAAGVKVVKANVPLSEMFGYIGDLRSRTQGRAVYSMSFDSYAEVPKAVADEIVQKNSGE, encoded by the coding sequence GTGGCACAAGACGTGCTGACTGACCTCAAGAAGGTCCGCAATATCGGCATCATGGCTCACATCGATGCCGGCAAGACCACTACCACCGAGCGCATCTTGTTCTACACGGGTGTGAACCACAAGCTGGGCGAGACCCACGACGGCGCCTCGACCACCGACTGGATGGAACAGGAAAAGGAACGCGGCATCACCATTACCTCCGCCGCGGTGACCTGCTTCTGGAACGACTCCCAGATCAACATCATCGACACCCCCGGTCACGTTGACTTCACCGTCGAGGTGGAGCGCTCGTTGCGCGTCCTCGACGGCGCCGTTGCCGTGTTCGATGGCAAGGAAGGCGTTGAGCCCCAGTCGGAGACCGTGTGGCGTCAGGCTGACAAGTACAACGTTCCTCGTATCTGCTTCGTCAACAAGATGGACAAGCTGGGCGCGGACTTCTACTTCACCGTCTCCACCATTGTGGATCGTCTGGGTGCCAAGCCGCTGGTGATGCAGCTGCCGATTGGCGCTGAGAACGACTTCATCGGTGTCGTCGACCTGATTTCGATGAAGGCCCTGGTGTGGGAAGGCGACGCCAAGGGCGACGTTTCCCTGGGTGCCAGCTACGAAACCCGCGAGATCCCCGCCGATCTCCAGGAGAAGGCTGAGCAGTACCGCAACGAACTCGTTGAAGCCGTTGCTGAAACTTCAGAAGAGCTGATGGAAAAGTACCTCGAGGGCGAAGACCTCACCGAGGACGAGATCAAGGCCGGCGTGCGCCAGCTGACCATCAACGCAGAGGCTTACCCTGTCTTCTGTGGTTCTGCCTTCAAGAACCGCGGTGTGCAGCCGATGCTGGACGCCGTGGTGGAGTACCTCCCCAACCCGCTGGACGCTGGCGCCGTCAAGGGCCACGCCGTGGGCAACGAGGAAGAGGAGATGGAGCGCGAGGCTTCGAAGGAAGCGCCGTTCTCGGCACTGGCCTTCAAGATCGCCGCGCACCCCTTCTTCGGCCAGCTGACCTTCATCCGCGTGTACTCGGGTCGCCTCGAAGCCGGCTCGCAGATCCTCAACGCCACCAAGGGCAAGAAGGAGCGCATCGGCAAGCTGTTCCAGATGCACGCGAACAAGGAGAACCCGGTCGAAGAGGTTGTCGCCGGGCACATCTACGCGGTCATCGGCCTGAAAGACACCACCACTGGTGACACCCTGTGCGCCACCGACGCCCCGATCATCCTCGAATCCATGGAGTTCCCCGACCCGGTGATCTCCGTGGCCATCGAGCCGAAGTCGAAGGGCGACCAGGAGAAGCTCTCCACCGCTATCCAGAAGCTCTCCGCTGAGGACCCGACGTTCACCGTCAATCTCAACGAAGAGACGGGTCAGACCGAAATCGGTGGCATGGGCGAGCTGCACCTGGACGTGCTCGTTGACCGCATGAAGCGCGAATTCCGCGTGGAGGCCAACGTCGGCAAGCCGCAGGTGGCCTACCGCGAGACCATCCGTCGCAAGGTGGAGAAGCTCGACTACACCCACAAGAAGCAGACCGGTGGTTCCGGCCAGTTCGCGAAGGTGCAGGTCACCTTCGAGCCGCTGGAGTCGGAAGACGGCGAGATGTACGAGTTCGTGAATGCGGTCACCGGTGGCCGCATCCCGCGCGAATACATCCCCTCCGTGGACCAGGGCATCCAGTCTGCCATGCAGTTCGGTGTTCTCGCCGGCTACCCGGTCGTCGGTGTCAAGGCCACTCTGGTCGATGGCGCATACCACGACGTTGACTCTTCGGAGATGGCGTTCAAGCTTGCAGGTAGCCAGGTCTTCAAGGAAGGCATGCGCAAGGCCAACCCGGTTCTTCTCGAGCCGGTCATGAAGGTCGAGGTGCGTACCCCTGAGGAGTACATGGGCGATGTCATCGGTGACCTGAACTCCCGCCGTGGCCAGATCCAGTCGATGGAAGATGCCGCTGGTGTGAAGGTGGTCAAGGCCAACGTGCCGCTCTCGGAGATGTTCGGCTACATCGGTGACCTGCGTTCCCGCACCCAGGGTCGCGCGGTATACTCAATGTCCTTCGACTCCTACGCTGAGGTCCCGAAGGCCGTGGCCGACGAGATCGTCCAGAAGAACAGCGGCGAGTGA
- the rpsG gene encoding 30S ribosomal protein S7: protein MPRKGPAPKRPLVVDPVYGSPLVTQLINKVLVDGKKSTAERIVYGALEGAREKSGADPVATLKKAMDNVRPALEVRSRRVGGATYQVPVEVKPGRATALALRWLVGYSKDRREKTMTERLMNEILDASNGLGAAVKRREDTHKMAESNKAFAHYRW from the coding sequence ATGCCACGTAAGGGTCCTGCGCCGAAGCGCCCCCTCGTCGTTGATCCGGTTTACGGATCCCCACTGGTCACCCAGCTGATCAACAAGGTGCTCGTGGACGGTAAGAAGTCCACCGCCGAGCGCATCGTCTACGGCGCCCTCGAGGGTGCCCGCGAGAAGAGCGGCGCCGATCCGGTGGCCACCCTCAAGAAGGCCATGGACAATGTCCGCCCGGCCCTCGAGGTTCGCTCTCGTCGTGTCGGTGGCGCCACCTACCAGGTGCCCGTCGAGGTCAAGCCCGGCCGCGCAACCGCTCTGGCGCTGCGCTGGCTCGTCGGCTACTCCAAGGACCGCCGCGAGAAGACCATGACCGAGCGTCTGATGAACGAGATCCTCGATGCTTCCAACGGCCTTGGTGCCGCTGTGAAGCGCCGCGAGGACACGCACAAGATGGCCGAGTCCAACAAGGCCTTCGCACACTACCGCTGGTAA
- the rpsL gene encoding 30S ribosomal protein S12: MPTIQQLVRKGRSPKVSKTDAPALQGRPMRRGVCTRVYTTTPKKPNSALRKVARVRLSGGIEVTAYIPGEGHNLQEHSIVLVRGGRVKDLPGVRYKIVRGALDTQGVKNRGQARSRYGAKKEKK; this comes from the coding sequence TTGCCTACGATTCAGCAGCTGGTCCGCAAGGGCCGCTCACCGAAGGTCAGTAAGACTGACGCACCTGCGCTGCAGGGTCGGCCCATGCGCCGCGGTGTGTGCACCCGTGTGTACACCACCACCCCCAAGAAGCCGAACTCCGCGCTGCGTAAGGTCGCACGTGTTCGCCTGTCCGGCGGCATCGAAGTGACCGCCTACATCCCCGGCGAGGGTCACAACCTGCAGGAGCACTCCATCGTGCTCGTGCGCGGTGGCCGCGTGAAGGACCTCCCCGGCGTGCGCTACAAGATCGTACGCGGCGCTCTGGATACCCAGGGCGTCAAGAATCGCGGACAGGCTCGCAGCCGCTACGGTGCTAAGAAGGAGAAGAAGTAA